A genomic region of Methanosphaera sp. contains the following coding sequences:
- the rpmD gene encoding 50S ribosomal protein L30 — translation MYAVIRVRGRTGIKKNIADTLDMLNLTRISHAVVIPETPSYKGMLQKGKDYITWGEVSEDTFKLLVAERGRLPGNKRVTDEYVKENTDYESVEELAVAIFNQETTLKESGLKPIFRLNPPRKGYEGTKQAYTKGGSLGYRSENINELLEKMI, via the coding sequence ATGTATGCAGTTATAAGAGTTCGTGGAAGAACAGGAATTAAAAAGAATATCGCAGATACCCTTGACATGCTCAATCTTACAAGAATTAGTCATGCTGTAGTAATACCTGAAACACCAAGTTACAAAGGTATGTTACAAAAAGGTAAAGATTACATCACTTGGGGAGAAGTTTCAGAAGATACATTCAAATTATTAGTTGCAGAAAGAGGAAGACTTCCTGGAAATAAAAGAGTAACTGATGAATATGTAAAAGAAAATACAGATTATGAATCTGTAGAAGAATTAGCTGTTGCTATATTCAACCAAGAAACAACTCTCAAAGAATCTGGTTTAAAACCAATATTCCGTTTAAACCCTCCTAGAAAAGGATATGAAGGTACAAAACAAGCATATACTAAAGGAGGATCACTTGGTTACAGATCAGAAAACATTAATGAATTACTTGAAAAGATGATCTAA
- a CDS encoding uL15m family ribosomal protein, whose translation MIRKTKKIRKQRGSRSVGGGCTKKRRGAGHRGGRGLAGGNKHHWTWMVINDPKHFGKYGFKRPQKTVQKFNPINLSTIDNDIEKLLDAEIAVKEDGQIVIDVTDLGYNKVLGKGSLSQAITIKAPKFSKSAVAKIEDAGGVAEII comes from the coding sequence ATGATTAGAAAAACTAAAAAAATCAGAAAACAACGAGGTTCAAGATCAGTTGGTGGAGGATGTACCAAAAAAAGACGTGGTGCAGGACACCGTGGAGGTCGTGGACTTGCAGGTGGAAACAAACATCACTGGACTTGGATGGTAATAAACGATCCAAAACACTTTGGTAAATATGGTTTTAAACGTCCACAAAAAACAGTTCAAAAATTTAATCCAATAAACTTATCAACTATTGATAATGATATTGAAAAATTATTAGATGCTGAAATTGCAGTTAAAGAAGATGGACAAATTGTTATTGATGTAACAGATTTAGGTTACAACAAAGTATTAGGTAAAGGTTCATTATCTCAAGCTATAACAATAAAAGCACCTAAATTCTCAAAAAGTGCAGTAGCAAAAATTGAGGATGCTGGTGGAGTTGCAGAAATTATTTAA
- the secY gene encoding preprotein translocase subunit SecY — MSSLDFVKPFYSLLPHVKSPTGNIGFKDKLKWTGIILILYFVLTQVSLFGLSPTAVDQFAQLRSVMAGSFGSIITLGIGPIVTASIVMQLLVGGKLINLDLSDANDKAAFQGTQKLLAIIFTLFEGLVLVLTGSLPPISGDYTLILIIQMVLGGIIIIYLDEVVSKWGFGSGIGLFIAAGVAEQIIVGAFNFLPAVGTNTPAGKIPAFIYSLIAGQPNFGLLIPVIATIAVFLIVVYAECMRVEIPLSYGGVKGARSKYPLKFVYASNMPVILVSALFLNVQLFAGLFQSLGYPILGEVSQGQAISGIAYYLTTPSSISVLFTDPLRVIFYAIVFVGLCMIFALLWVEISGIGPKQVAKQLSGMGVQVPGFRNSRVHFRKIMDKYIPPITVLGGAFVGLLAFVADLTGALGGGTGVLLTVGIVYKLYEEIAKEQLMDMHPMMRRFFGDE; from the coding sequence ATGTCATCACTAGATTTTGTTAAACCATTTTATTCTCTTTTACCTCATGTGAAGTCTCCAACTGGAAACATCGGGTTTAAAGATAAGCTTAAATGGACAGGAATAATTTTAATATTATACTTTGTATTGACACAAGTATCACTTTTTGGTCTCAGTCCTACAGCTGTGGATCAATTTGCGCAGTTAAGATCAGTTATGGCAGGTAGTTTTGGTTCAATTATTACTTTAGGTATAGGACCAATAGTAACTGCCTCTATTGTAATGCAGCTATTAGTTGGTGGTAAGCTGATAAATCTTGATTTGTCAGATGCCAATGATAAGGCTGCTTTTCAGGGAACACAAAAATTATTAGCTATCATATTCACTCTCTTTGAAGGTTTAGTTCTTGTACTTACAGGTTCTCTTCCTCCAATTTCTGGTGATTACACCTTGATTCTTATCATTCAGATGGTTCTTGGTGGTATAATAATAATTTATTTAGATGAAGTTGTAAGTAAATGGGGATTCGGAAGTGGAATCGGACTATTTATTGCTGCAGGAGTTGCAGAACAAATTATAGTTGGTGCATTTAACTTCTTACCTGCTGTTGGTACAAATACCCCTGCAGGAAAAATACCTGCTTTCATATATTCATTAATAGCTGGACAGCCAAACTTTGGTTTACTAATTCCGGTTATTGCAACAATTGCTGTATTTTTAATTGTTGTATATGCTGAATGTATGAGAGTTGAAATTCCATTATCTTACGGTGGAGTTAAAGGAGCAAGATCAAAATATCCATTAAAATTTGTATATGCAAGTAACATGCCTGTTATATTAGTAAGTGCATTATTTTTAAATGTACAATTATTTGCAGGTTTATTCCAGTCTCTTGGTTATCCAATTCTTGGTGAAGTTTCACAGGGACAAGCAATTAGTGGAATAGCATATTATCTTACTACACCATCAAGTATATCTGTACTATTTACAGATCCATTACGTGTAATATTCTATGCAATAGTCTTTGTTGGACTTTGTATGATATTTGCACTTTTATGGGTTGAAATTAGTGGTATTGGTCCTAAACAAGTTGCAAAACAATTATCTGGAATGGGAGTTCAAGTTCCTGGATTCAGAAACAGTAGAGTTCATTTCAGAAAAATTATGGATAAATACATACCTCCTATCACAGTTTTAGGTGGAGCATTTGTAGGACTTCTAGCATTTGTTGCTGATCTTACAGGAGCTTTAGGTGGAGGTACTGGTGTACTTTTAACTGTTGGTATAGTATACAAGTTATATGAAGAAATTGCTAAAGAACAACTCATGGATATGCATCCAATGATGAGAAGATTCTTTGGTGATGAATAG
- a CDS encoding adenylate kinase, with protein MNIVVLAGIPGTGSTTVLNEVLEQVDYVNINYGNVMFDIASEKGLVETRDDMRKLDPSIQKDVQKQAAEKIHEMAQDDNVIIDTHCTIKTPKGFLPGLPVWVLDQLQPNQFILVEAEPSEIIFRRLNDESRVRDVEYTDDIDLHQKMSRATAMAYAVQTGCTVAIVQNNDNGLEKAVSDIVDILS; from the coding sequence ATGAACATAGTAGTACTTGCAGGAATTCCTGGTACTGGTAGTACAACAGTATTAAATGAAGTATTAGAACAAGTTGATTATGTAAATATCAACTATGGTAATGTTATGTTTGATATTGCATCTGAAAAAGGATTAGTTGAAACACGTGATGATATGCGTAAATTAGATCCTTCAATTCAAAAAGATGTACAAAAACAAGCAGCTGAGAAAATCCATGAAATGGCTCAGGATGATAATGTTATCATTGATACACACTGTACTATAAAAACACCTAAAGGTTTCCTTCCAGGATTACCTGTTTGGGTATTAGATCAGTTACAACCTAATCAGTTTATATTAGTTGAAGCTGAACCTAGTGAAATTATTTTCAGAAGATTAAATGACGAATCACGTGTACGTGATGTTGAATATACTGATGATATTGATTTACATCAGAAAATGTCAAGAGCAACAGCTATGGCTTATGCTGTACAAACAGGATGTACTGTAGCAATTGTTCAAAATAATGATAATGGATTAGAAAAAGCTGTATCTGATATAGTTGATATATTATCATAA
- a CDS encoding EMC3/TMCO1 family protein, with the protein MNYLDFILTPLMSLDATPSNPIFTIFLIAAIISFIIVVFQKILIDYDKMHELQDEMKQLQDEMRAAQSSGDPKALAKVQKKQMELLPKNTELMKMQMKPTILTMIPILIIYYGMIFNHTISHVVINIAAPQYYLLLIPIWNIFWTQANPLTINFFGWYLLVSFTMSFIFRRLFGLNTTN; encoded by the coding sequence ATGAATTATTTAGATTTTATCTTAACTCCTTTAATGAGTCTTGATGCAACACCATCAAATCCTATCTTTACAATATTTCTTATTGCAGCAATAATTTCATTTATTATTGTTGTATTCCAGAAAATATTGATTGATTATGATAAGATGCATGAGCTTCAAGATGAGATGAAACAACTACAAGATGAAATGAGAGCAGCTCAAAGTTCAGGGGATCCAAAAGCATTAGCTAAAGTTCAGAAAAAACAGATGGAACTTCTACCAAAAAATACGGAATTAATGAAGATGCAGATGAAACCAACTATTCTTACAATGATTCCTATATTAATTATTTATTATGGTATGATTTTCAATCACACAATAAGTCATGTTGTAATTAATATTGCAGCACCACAGTATTACTTATTGTTAATTCCTATATGGAACATTTTCTGGACTCAGGCAAATCCATTAACAATTAACTTCTTTGGATGGTACTTACTTGTATCATTTACAATGAGTTTCATATTCAGAAGATTGTTTGGATTAAATACAACAAATTAA
- a CDS encoding 50S ribosomal protein L34e: MPAPRFRNSTFKRVSKVAPGGRKITHYKKKKPSKHVCAKCGKVLDAVPRGRAYEIKKLSKNQRRPNRPYGGMYCTNCTKKLVKEEARSL, encoded by the coding sequence ATGCCAGCACCAAGATTTAGAAATTCAACATTTAAAAGAGTATCAAAAGTTGCTCCTGGTGGAAGAAAAATTACTCATTACAAAAAGAAAAAACCTTCCAAACATGTTTGTGCTAAATGTGGAAAAGTTTTAGATGCTGTTCCTAGAGGAAGAGCTTATGAGATTAAAAAATTATCTAAAAACCAGAGAAGACCAAACAGACCATACGGTGGAATGTACTGTACTAACTGTACAAAAAAATTAGTTAAAGAAGAGGCAAGATCATTATGA
- the cmk gene encoding (d)CMP kinase → MIITIGGLAGTGTSTAAKNLSECLDIPYISAGDVFRQMAAESGMTLLEFSEFAEGNDDIDKALDKRQAEIANNSDNLIVEGRISAFFVDADYKFWLMAPDNIRAQRISYREDKDLDVVISEMEERTASERKRYMEIHGIDIDNLDIYDLIVNTHTFDEKLTVEILQNCINRK, encoded by the coding sequence ATGATTATTACTATTGGTGGACTTGCAGGAACTGGTACAAGCACTGCTGCTAAGAATTTATCAGAGTGTTTAGACATACCTTATATCTCTGCAGGTGATGTTTTCAGACAGATGGCTGCAGAAAGTGGTATGACTTTACTAGAATTTAGTGAGTTTGCTGAGGGTAATGATGATATTGATAAGGCTTTAGATAAAAGACAAGCTGAAATAGCAAATAATTCTGATAACTTGATTGTTGAAGGTAGAATTTCTGCTTTTTTTGTAGATGCTGATTACAAGTTTTGGCTTATGGCTCCAGATAACATTCGTGCACAACGTATTAGTTACAGAGAAGACAAAGATCTTGACGTTGTAATTTCCGAGATGGAAGAAAGAACAGCTAGTGAAAGAAAAAGATATATGGAAATTCATGGTATTGATATTGACAATTTAGATATTTATGATCTTATTGTTAATACTCATACTTTTGATGAAAAGTTAACAGTTGAAATTTTACAAAATTGTATTAATAGAAAATAA
- a CDS encoding 50S ribosomal protein L14e — translation MPAIEKGRVCVKIAGRETGEKCVIVDVIDENFVEIAGVNVKNKRCNIKHLEPVDETVEVSDDIEAVKEALANL, via the coding sequence ATGCCAGCAATAGAAAAAGGAAGAGTATGTGTTAAAATCGCAGGAAGAGAAACTGGAGAAAAATGTGTTATTGTAGATGTTATTGATGAAAACTTCGTAGAAATTGCAGGAGTTAACGTTAAAAATAAAAGATGTAACATCAAACACTTAGAACCAGTGGATGAAACTGTAGAAGTATCAGATGATATTGAAGCAGTTAAAGAAGCTTTAGCAAACTTATAA
- the nudC gene encoding NAD(+) diphosphatase, with the protein MLRNTLYDNYEIDFSDDYSKYEKAYAFIIDQNRNFYLNSEDDIEIVDVKELEEVCDVNFILYIGQYKDEPCLVANINSKTEKCGVFSVNEAYNKKRVNDYFTPLINIYDLNEDLYYVASRAALINDWYIRNQYCGGCGCKTVVDDVDMMMKCPECGQMHYPMMAPAIIVTINNNDKLLMAKHSYHHTDAYALIAGYVEIGESIEQTVAREVKEEVGLEVENIQYVTSQAWPFPNSLMLGFTADYKSGEIKVDGNEIVDAKWFDVEKIREPKSDISISSFLIKKFIAEHSKQ; encoded by the coding sequence ATGTTAAGAAATACATTATATGATAATTATGAGATAGATTTTAGTGATGATTATAGTAAATATGAAAAAGCTTATGCATTTATTATAGATCAAAACCGTAACTTCTACTTAAATAGTGAAGATGATATAGAAATAGTAGATGTTAAAGAATTAGAAGAAGTATGTGATGTAAACTTCATACTCTACATAGGACAATACAAAGATGAACCATGTCTTGTTGCAAATATAAATAGTAAAACAGAAAAATGTGGAGTATTTAGTGTTAATGAAGCATATAACAAAAAACGTGTAAATGATTACTTCACACCACTTATTAATATCTATGATCTTAATGAGGACTTATACTATGTAGCATCACGTGCTGCACTTATAAATGACTGGTATATACGCAACCAGTACTGTGGTGGATGTGGATGTAAAACTGTTGTTGATGATGTAGATATGATGATGAAATGTCCAGAATGTGGACAGATGCACTATCCTATGATGGCACCAGCAATCATTGTAACAATAAATAATAATGATAAACTACTAATGGCAAAACACAGCTATCATCATACAGATGCATATGCACTTATTGCAGGATATGTTGAAATTGGTGAATCAATAGAACAAACAGTTGCACGTGAAGTTAAAGAAGAAGTTGGTCTTGAAGTTGAAAATATCCAGTATGTTACAAGTCAAGCATGGCCATTTCCAAACTCTCTTATGCTAGGATTTACTGCTGATTATAAATCTGGTGAAATTAAAGTTGATGGTAATGAAATTGTTGATGCTAAATGGTTTGATGTAGAAAAAATCAGAGAACCTAAATCTGATATTAGCATATCATCATTTTTAATTAAGAAATTTATAGCAGAACATTCAAAACAATAA
- a CDS encoding DUF4013 domain-containing protein, translated as MDLTDIFKKSLKFPFENHSVWIMAAVIALVSSISSLISLKFDNGIVVIVFSLLMMLASIISSGYYLKVIKNQIDGSEITIDLENKNSNPMTGSKADQLIGNIKDDLISGIKYLVLDVVYMFIAFIIFAIVAFITGAFDAFAKIIPYMENVAAFADSTAFINSIPEDILMNFAGSFMILFIVGIILLILYSLLLYIATAKLADTGSLGDALNIVDVCRTIKEIEIFRYLGFYVLLTLITVIITFISGFIGELIPVVGTIISVVIIDTFSSIFIYTAIGTLYAEYRNKQQPQSQQPQQPQQVQQAQYDNDIIQQDDDTVYFNNQY; from the coding sequence ATGGATTTAACAGATATTTTTAAGAAATCTTTAAAATTTCCATTTGAAAATCATTCAGTATGGATAATGGCAGCAGTTATTGCACTTGTTTCATCTATTTCATCACTTATTTCATTAAAATTTGATAATGGAATTGTTGTTATAGTATTTTCACTTCTTATGATGCTTGCATCTATTATAAGTTCAGGTTATTATTTGAAAGTTATTAAAAATCAGATAGATGGATCTGAAATTACAATTGATCTTGAAAATAAGAATTCAAATCCAATGACTGGAAGTAAAGCTGATCAACTTATTGGAAATATTAAAGATGATCTTATTAGTGGTATAAAATACTTAGTATTAGATGTAGTTTACATGTTTATTGCATTTATTATATTTGCAATTGTTGCATTTATTACTGGTGCATTTGATGCTTTTGCTAAAATTATTCCATACATGGAAAATGTAGCAGCATTTGCAGATTCAACAGCATTTATAAATTCAATACCTGAGGATATTCTTATGAACTTTGCTGGTTCATTTATGATACTTTTCATTGTTGGAATTATTCTTTTAATATTATATTCATTATTATTATATATTGCAACAGCAAAACTTGCAGACACTGGTAGTTTAGGCGATGCATTAAATATTGTTGATGTATGCAGAACAATTAAAGAAATTGAAATATTTAGATATCTTGGATTTTACGTGTTACTTACATTAATTACAGTTATTATTACGTTTATATCAGGCTTTATTGGTGAATTAATTCCAGTTGTTGGTACAATTATTTCTGTTGTTATTATTGATACATTTAGTAGTATATTTATATACACAGCTATTGGTACATTATATGCTGAATATAGAAATAAACAACAACCACAATCACAACAGCCACAACAACCACAGCAAGTACAACAAGCACAGTATGATAATGATATTATTCAACAAGATGATGATACAGTGTATTTTAACAACCAATACTAA
- a CDS encoding DUF4013 domain-containing protein, with protein MDVADIIKDSLKFSLDNPFIWAMMAVLFFITSVLTVVSNNVGEVGQAIILIINLIVEVIVMGYCLKLVRNQIDGSEVTTVNVVDLATNVVDDFINGIKLLIVNIVYFIIPTIIITILGYLSGSIDKICNSILYVSDALAKAGASANVADVISTMPADMMTNLLSSFVFIAVVGVVLLVVFGLLDAIACAKLAETGDVLASLNFIDVAHKIGDIGVVKYFVFIVLLAVMLVILALVSGIVEMIPGVGSILAATIVTSFTSVFTYVAIGKLYADAY; from the coding sequence ATGGATGTAGCAGATATAATTAAGGATTCTTTGAAATTTTCATTAGATAATCCATTTATATGGGCAATGATGGCTGTATTATTCTTCATTACAAGTGTACTAACAGTGGTTTCAAATAATGTTGGAGAAGTAGGTCAGGCAATTATCTTAATTATCAACCTTATAGTTGAAGTTATAGTTATGGGATACTGTTTAAAGCTTGTAAGAAACCAAATTGATGGTTCTGAAGTTACAACTGTAAATGTTGTTGATCTTGCAACAAATGTTGTAGATGACTTCATAAATGGTATTAAATTATTAATTGTAAATATTGTATACTTTATAATTCCTACAATTATCATAACAATTCTTGGATATCTTAGTGGTTCAATTGATAAAATATGCAACAGTATATTATATGTATCTGATGCTTTAGCAAAAGCTGGAGCTAGTGCAAATGTTGCAGATGTAATTAGCACTATGCCTGCTGATATGATGACAAATCTTCTTTCATCATTTGTATTTATTGCAGTAGTGGGAGTTGTACTTTTAGTAGTATTTGGATTACTTGATGCTATTGCATGTGCAAAGTTAGCTGAAACTGGTGATGTTTTAGCTTCATTAAACTTTATTGATGTAGCACATAAAATTGGTGATATAGGAGTTGTAAAATACTTTGTATTCATAGTACTTCTTGCTGTTATGTTAGTAATACTTGCATTAGTTTCTGGTATTGTTGAAATGATTCCAGGTGTAGGTAGTATACTTGCAGCAACAATAGTAACATCATTTACATCAGTATTTACATACGTTGCAATAGGAAAATTATATGCTGATGCTTATTAG
- a CDS encoding site-specific DNA-methyltransferase, translated as MNILEEIKLTGESKNIVSDNIQKLKEIFPDIFTENKIDFDKLKCNLGEFVDDSKEKYSFTWPGKTQAIRESQKQSTGTLRPCEEESKDWDTTQNLYIEGDNLEVLKLLQKSYNNKIKMIYIDPPYNTGNEFVYMDNYDDNLDNYLKLTSQIKDRNKVSTNTETMGRFHSNWLNMMYPRLKLARNLLSDEGIIFISIDDNEKDNLKKICDEIFGEDNFITTICQKSRGGISNDKIISENHNYQLFYAKNKSIIHETRSEYGVKKTEDDFKRFNKDDNDGKGPYSLNPVSGPGGARKGNPYYNFLGVEGYFRFSEKTMTKLYNEGKVIKKNNNLYQKTYLSDLKDKVKKISTWWDEAGTTSSGTKLIKQLFPEVNDSIFDHPKPIELIELMIEYCNFKENDIVLDFFSGSSTTAHAVIKANSNENKNYKFIMVQIPEPTDKKTEAYKEGYMDICEIAKERIRRAGEKIIEESGNEDLDIGFKVFKLDSSNLEKWDPDYNNIQKSLIIDQIKEGRSDKDLIYEIMIKYGIELTYPIEQYGKIYSVGSGELIICLDDNITKEIAYDVINLTKNDSISRVVFKDSGFASDAIKTNIKEILKTNNIDEFITI; from the coding sequence GTGAACATTTTGGAGGAAATTAAATTAACAGGTGAAAGTAAAAATATTGTTTCAGATAATATTCAAAAACTTAAAGAAATATTTCCAGATATTTTCACAGAAAATAAAATTGATTTTGATAAATTAAAATGTAATTTAGGTGAATTTGTTGATGATTCAAAAGAAAAGTATAGTTTTACTTGGCCTGGTAAAACACAAGCTATTCGTGAATCACAAAAACAATCAACAGGAACATTAAGACCATGTGAAGAAGAATCTAAAGATTGGGATACAACACAAAATTTATATATTGAAGGAGATAATCTAGAAGTTCTCAAATTACTTCAAAAAAGTTATAATAATAAAATAAAAATGATTTATATTGATCCTCCATATAATACAGGTAATGAATTTGTTTATATGGATAATTATGATGATAATCTGGATAATTACTTAAAATTAACATCTCAAATTAAGGACAGGAATAAAGTATCTACAAATACTGAAACTATGGGTCGTTTTCATTCAAATTGGCTTAATATGATGTATCCTCGTTTAAAATTAGCGAGAAACTTATTGTCTGATGAAGGAATTATATTTATAAGTATAGATGATAACGAAAAAGATAATCTTAAAAAAATATGTGATGAAATTTTTGGTGAAGATAATTTTATTACTACAATATGTCAAAAATCCCGAGGAGGAATTTCAAATGATAAAATAATTTCCGAAAATCATAATTATCAACTATTTTATGCAAAAAACAAGTCAATTATACATGAAACAAGATCAGAATATGGTGTTAAAAAGACTGAAGATGATTTTAAACGTTTCAATAAAGATGATAATGATGGTAAAGGACCTTACTCTTTAAATCCAGTAAGTGGTCCTGGTGGTGCAAGAAAAGGTAATCCATATTATAATTTTTTAGGAGTTGAAGGTTATTTTAGATTTTCTGAAAAAACTATGACTAAATTATATAATGAGGGAAAAGTTATCAAAAAAAATAATAATTTATATCAAAAAACTTATTTGTCTGATTTAAAAGATAAAGTAAAAAAAATAAGCACGTGGTGGGATGAAGCTGGAACAACAAGTAGTGGAACTAAATTAATAAAACAATTATTCCCTGAAGTTAATGACTCAATTTTTGATCATCCTAAACCTATTGAACTTATTGAATTAATGATTGAATATTGTAATTTTAAAGAAAATGATATAGTCTTAGATTTCTTTTCCGGATCGTCTACAACAGCACATGCAGTTATCAAAGCTAATTCTAATGAAAATAAGAATTATAAATTTATAATGGTTCAAATACCAGAACCAACTGATAAAAAAACAGAAGCATATAAAGAAGGGTATATGGATATTTGTGAAATTGCAAAGGAACGTATCAGAAGAGCTGGTGAGAAAATTATTGAAGAATCTGGAAATGAAGATTTAGATATTGGTTTTAAAGTTTTCAAACTTGATTCTTCTAATTTAGAAAAATGGGATCCTGATTATAATAATATTCAAAAATCTTTAATTATTGACCAAATCAAAGAAGGAAGATCTGATAAAGACTTAATTTATGAAATAATGATAAAATATGGAATTGAATTAACATATCCAATTGAACAATATGGTAAAATTTATTCAGTTGGTTCGGGTGAATTAATAATATGTCTTGATGATAATATAACTAAAGAAATTGCTTATGATGTTATTAATTTAACTAAAAATGATTCAATATCACGAGTTGTTTTTAAAGACAGCGGATTTGCTTCTGATGCAATTAAAACTAATATTAAAGAAATATTAAAAACCAATAATATTGATGAGTTCATAACAATATAA